The stretch of DNA GTCGTTTAAAGTATTCTCGTCAGTTTctataaccgtcgcctatacgacCGTCGTAAAATAGGCATAATAGGCGACGGTTCAAAACCGTCGCTAATGTGGGTTTCCCGGCGGTTTATAACCGTGCCTtatactataggcgacggtttaaaatcgtcgcctatagtatagggcacggtttaaaaccgtcgcctataccctgttataggcgacggttttaaactgtcgggaatgtaaaaaaaaaaagaaaaaaaatacagatttttcccatttttttcCTCCATTAGctttataattttacctaaattaaaataaaacaactaattaattttgttacaataacaactaactttaaagcacattaaatttatacaataacaagattaatatatataataaataaaaaagtatataaataaataagaagaaGAGAGTAAGAACTAGGAATAATAACATGATAAATAAACATGAGTTATTGATGGAttacaactcataaaaaattaataatgataGAATATACATTGTTGACGTTAAAAAATGGTCAGCTCCGTATATGATAAGTGATAGCgacaaacagaaaaaaaaataataactaaagaGAGAACTCCACAATTTATAGTAGCTCACTTCCTATATTGTGATGGTAATGGAGCTACTTCTACTTCGAACTTTTATTATCGTAAAACAAATTGCCTTACAAGAGAACTAGGGACAAAATAACTAAGTCTAGCTTCTCTTCACAATTTCTAGAGTGAGAAAGTCTAAAGAGAGAAGCTCTGATATTGTAGAGAGAATGAAAAGTTGTGAATTCAAGCTAGGGGAGCTATCCTTTTATAGGGAATAAGATcctattaaattataataaaataatagaaaaatcgCACTAAATTTGTTAGAAAATCCTACACGAGCTCGCGACTCAATTTTGAGGCATGAAATGCCAAAATCGTGGCAAGCGTGTGAGACACACTTAGATCTGTTTTGAAAAGAGCTTTCATATGTCACATGAACCACATAATTTGGATAAAAATTAAGTGAGTTATGAACATTTTATTGAGCAGTGTGCTCTGCAGAAAGTGACTGCGAGTATGCATGTCAAAAAGATCCATTTAGTTGGATCGGGTCAAAGCTCCGATTCGATGGATAATTTTTTATCCAAAATATTTGGATACTTATTGGATCTTGGATCAAATTCGCTTCGCCccacctaatttttttttcaaattcgaTCCGACCCGGTttcaatatattaaaaaaaataattcaagcccCGGACCTGGGAccctgttgggattttatgccttaaattaaacatatttcaatataatcatatttactaattaataaaagatcaaaaattatttatgttgcatggttcacatgattattttcatgattatatatttaatatataaattcgaTTAAATCCCatacatatagttattcatgattatagtattgtctACACAATGgaaaataattatgattatatgcttcaaagtatttagtcccatgatttatcagtgcactggatttacactgatgtgataatcagcgatgaagtttACTTACACAATGATATGTGGAATGTCATTTTCAAggcattagcaaagtatactagtatcgAATGTATTAGCTATACATCGGGCTGGACTGATATTGACAGtggaaaagatatcataaacttaccattatgtcttttctaagtcaatattacttagttgatcttagatcaaaagattttAATCCTGAGATGATTAGGTTTTGGCTTAAATGTATCATAtttgttctttgacttgttcgttaaAGCTGACCAAATTGATTGgcccaatacttacatcttgagaacatggtagtacaattgagtgggagcgctagtcaTAGTAGTGAAATACATTtgatactagtatactttgctaatgtcctagaaaggtCATTCCACATATCATTGTGTAAGTAAACTTCTTCGCTGATTATAATGTCAGTGTAAATCTAGTGCACTGATAACCCTATTCCCCACCCCCATTCCCACGGTCATATCCCCATTCCCCCAGACACACCCCCACCCAACCCTCATCCCCTAAGCCCCAAATATCTCCCTCTCGTTCTCCCTTTCCTTGACCGTGTCGAGGTTGGGATCTTCTTCCATCGCCAATGAAGCCTCACCGTTAAAATTGGAGGCCACCATGAACCTCCTTGTCTGTTAAATCCAAAACCAGAGAGTCCCCTGACCCTAGCGGCACTACTAGAAGTCCCCTCCCTCtcttatcttcttcttcttcgtggTTCAAGAGACGACTCATGGTAAAGCCTTGCCAGAGCTGAGTGCTTGTCGAGTTCAAACACAAATTATGAGCTGTAGCAGTCGAGGTCTAACACAGACCATGAGCTTCGTCTTTCGGCGGAGGCGAGCTGCGTTAGACCAAGAGAAATGTCTTGGGAATGAAAACAGAAACAAACAAGCAAAAAATCCTAAATCCAAGAAAAAGAGATGATTATGAATGTTGAAATTGAAAAGTGAGAGTATTAGGGAGTACGTTAAGTTGGAGAAGAATCCACTCCTTGGTGTTGGTAGCAGTAGATCAATGAGGATCGGGATGTGGCACTGGCTGGGTGAGAAGACGAAGaagagaataataaaaaaaaatttatgattttaaagtatttttttttttagtttttttttaattatttttaattaaaattatgatttggattaataaaaattaacatgTGATAAATTATTAGCATCTGACGGATCCGTTAGAAAAAAGAGTGATAGACTTACAAAAAACGTGACCTTGGGGACTATTACTGTCAATTTTTAAGGTTGGAAACTTATCTgcatcaaaaataaattttagaagATTTAtgctgtaatttttcttatatataataatattttaatatataacctTTTAtaggatatatttttgttttttttttaaatttattaacaaataaaagGATAAGtagatactaaaaaaaataactcgattacttaaaaataaaattaataattttaattttgattagCTCTTATTACTAgaacatttaattattttgttttctaacTTGTTggttaacaaaatatttaaaaacaccgaaataaaaataaatttgtgaGTTTCTTAATTTTGTGGTTAGAAATGAGTTTAATGTGAGTGAACAGGAATAAATgaaatatacttttattttttttttttaaaatagacttgtagtataattaataaacatTTCTCGTTAATAGAAGAATAATAAAGCATAAATATGGAGAGAGAGATgagaattttttataaaaaaatattaagtaaaaaaatctgaaaaaaaagaagttgtgtaaattaagtaaaaataatattatttattaaaaataacataaaataataattattaaaatactaGGGAGATATGTTAGCATGTACTAAACTCTATCTTTACTATCATATTCTCCAACCTCTTATCACCATTGGATCAATAATCAAGGTACAATAAAATGTCACTACCCATAAGGACAAAACAAGTGTCTCTACCATAGAAgtgtcctatatatatatataccaaaaacttaattgaatattccacatgttttttttctttttctttctttcatgatatactaatgaatataaagacaatatttcctagtgaaatataactatacctcaaacttaaactaatattctactttttttaatttccgtctttcgttcattatgtaccatagcacattaaaataatatactacaatcttaaactaatatactacatTTCAgttatttcaatatatatatatatactacctttcaaatttttttaatatattattgcacataaaaacgatatactattgtgcaaaataactataccaaacacttaattattcaagattataattgtaatttcatTTTCAAACTTTTAACAGAATGgagattttcttaatttttttaaaaaatggacatttattaacttaattgttgGATTTAGGACCATTTTGCATGTTGgcccttttttctttcttttctttctttcacaaTTATTGTTTTCTCaatcaaacacaaacaaaatattttcaacataaaatatatcacaataattttaatgaaaatatttatttaaaatcaattaatttgtaattcttttaatagtattttcttaactttttattttttttccattatgacataaatattaattattatttaaaaataaaaataaaattaaacttaaataaaatatttcaacataataatatattgtattaatttcatgaaaatattatttaaaatttattaactttatattttaatactatcatatatgtaatattttaacatGCAATAGGGTCGTTATTAGAGATCGCGAAGGCAGGTGTGTTGCTTCGGTGACTTGTCCGACAGTGGGGCTACTTTCTCCACAGATAGTGAAAGCGATGACTATTTTAGTTGTACTTCAATTGTGTTATCGGCTGGGTTACCATAATATTGAGGTTGAATTAGATTGTCAAGTTGTTGTGAAGCTTTTGACTAAAAAGGATTTTTGTATGACAACTTATGGTTCAATTTTGAAtgatattagtttaatttgtaGAAACATTAATATGtctaactttttattttatactcgCTCTTCGAATATTATTGCTCATAACATTTATGTAAGTTCGAGGTTACCGACATTTATGCAAGTCCTTTcacttgtttttgttttttgcgTTGACCTAATaataaatgggaaatttgattttttatacttaaaaaattttaatattttattcttaaaccaatacatttcaaactaaaaaatatatgacacttttatctaaaacccaaaaatacccttctcATAACTCAGCTCCATTTTTTAGCAACCCGTATATGCATCAGACCCCCCCATTGGGCCCCATCGGACCTCCCATCTGACCCATCGGACTCCATCGGGCCCTATCGGACCCCAACCCAATTTTTTCCCAACTCGCAAGCATCGGACCCCCATCGGGGTGctcatcggaccccatcggaccccaacccAATTTTTTTCCCAACTCGCAAGCATCGGaccccccatcggaccccatcagaCCCCCCCATCGAACCCCATCGGGCCATCGTCTTCCCCAAACTACAATTTTCCCAAATTCCAAATCTGAACCTAAAATCGAACCTAAATCTAACAAAACTCACGGTGcacacataaacacatacatTATACATTATAACCTTAAAATCAATACCTATCAATACTCCAAAACATATATCacacaaaaaaaatcacaaaaaaaggGGGCCGGCGGTAGGAGATCGATTTTGGTTTGGGAGGGGGCCGGCGTTGTGGACGGTGGTGAAGGGGGGTTTGCGTTGTGGACGGTGGTGAGGGGGGGTTTGGGTTGGGTTCGGTTTGGGTTGTAGAcgagcagagagagagagagatggggttgagttatgagggatatttttgaattttaaataaaaatatcatatttttttttagtttgaaatgtattagtttaagaataaaatattaaggttttttaagtatagaaaatcaaatttccctaataaatatcattcattcattcaaaaaaaaaaaaaaataccaaaagaataaaattctaaaactAATTTGTGAaaggaaatttgaatttttatacttacatatacctaatattttttctctaaactaatacttttctacattgaaaatatatgaccacttttccaaaaccccaaaaatacccctctcaaaaactcaaaccctttctctctgatttttttttttaatttttctgggCTTTCAAGGGGTTAGGTCCGATGGGGCCCGATGCCCGTCCGATGGGGcattttttggggttttgaagtCGGGTCCGATGGGACCGATGCCCGTTTGATGGGCccaatactaattttttttgggttttaagGTCGGGCCCAtcatcgggcccatcggacccgaccttaaaacccaaaaaaattggTCTTTGTGCTCGCCGTGCGTGGCCGGTACCGTGCGGGTCTCGATCGGAGTGGTTCTGTGGGTCCTTGTGCCGTACGCGGTGGTGACGGGGTTGGGTCGGGTCGTACGATGTGgtgaggggggctgggtcctTGTGTCGTACGCGGTGGAGAGGGGCCTGGGTCGGGTCGTACGCGGTGGTGAGGGGGTGATGGCGCGGTGGTGTGTTGGGGTTTGAATGGTGAGGGTTCGAATTGATTTTCGGGTTTTAATGGCTCGACTTGGATTGATTTTTGGGTTggttttgggtttgatttgagagagaaaggaggaagagagagagatggttgagaataatgagaggggtattttagggtttagggaaaAGTAATCCTATTTTTTCAATAGTTATAAGTATATGTTTAGAGAATTAATTTGAGTATAAAATATggatagaaattcaaatttccctttgtgaaaatataatttgaggatgaaattgcaaaaatttatataatttaaggaTATGCTTACAAATAATATACTTTTAGGAAAACAAGTTTCGCATTAATGTTAGGTAAAGTTGCGGATAGTAATGATTTATCTTCTTCTAGTATGAGTAAActtgattttttgttttatttatttatttttaactcaTCTCCAATCCATAAATTTTCCCCTAAAACTTAATTAACTAATATTTGATTTGCAACTTCAAATCGAATATAGTGTAGTAAGCTAGTTAATCCAATTTCTCATTCCAAATCCCTACAATTTGAAAATCAATACTCAAATTTCAATTCTCTAACGCCCAATTCCTCGTATCCTTTTTGGATCTTGGAATTCAATGGAAAGTTTCACCGCCGAAGATCTGTCCACCATCGGAGGAATCGCAACGGTATCGCTTCTGCATTCCTTCATTCCCACGCATTGGCTCCCTTTCTCCATTGTCGGCCGTGCTCAGAAATGGACTCTTTCCCGCACTCTTCTCGTTAGTACGTTCTTTCTTTTACTTCCAGATCTATGCTATCAATTTTAATGTACTTGTTCTTATAAGCATTTTCACGAATACGTTGTAAGCATTTCACGGTTTATGGGTATTGATTCAATTGTTAGTAATGTTCAAGTTTACTGCTTCATATATGGAAAGTTTTCTTTAACTTTTCGCCTTCATTACTCATGTTTCTGTCTTTCATTTATCTTTCGCTAacttttatgaagcaagtacaTTACATGTGGTTTTTGTATCCACAGTTTAAGTTTTTAGAGGCTATAGTTTATGGATGTGTCATCTATTCTTTTaacttattttctttcttttattgtGATGATGTGAAGTTCTGACTCCATTAGCGCgttatattttgttttcttgTGTTGCTTCTGGCTCAGTTGCCTGTTTAATTGTCCTGCATTGGTTTGAATTCACTCAAGCTGGACCATTTGTAATTATTCTTTTCATAACATATAATCTCTTCCAAAACAAAAAGATTTAGGCTAATGGGTTGTTTGGGTTGTTAATTAATATTTGcgagtatatattttaattagaagaTGAGATcattttcttcctttttcagaTTGGAAGCATTTTATAGTTATATTACTTTTGCACTTATCTTTACTTATAATTTTGTTTGCAGCTGCATTCGGTGCTGTGTTGCACGTAATATCTACTTCAATTCTTGGTATAACAGCAGTAACCATGGCAAACACCATTGCTGGTGAAGAAACAGTACACAAACTTGCTTCCCTTTTGCTTATAGTTCTTGGTGGTAGTTATGttctgttgtttttaatgggaaAGGGTGGTCACAGTCACTCTCATAACCAACCCATGGAAAAAATGGCCGTTGCTGGTCTAGTTCTTGTGCCGGCGCTGTCTCCTTGTGCAACTACACTTCCAGTGTTTCTTGCCGTTGGAAATTCGTCTTCCATGATGGTTCTTGCTATCATAGTACTGCTATTCAGGTATTGTAACTTCCACTTTTGACTGATTATCCATTGACTTTGTTAAAGGAATTCTGGAAATTAGGGCCAAAATGATAGTAATTTCATGAATATCTAAGATTATGCTCTAATCTGACTATTTTTGTTCTTCACAAAAGGAATCATTTATCAGTCATTCATATTTATCAATTTGTAGAAAATTTGTCATACatgatttaaataactatagaaaGCTCTAACGTTATACCATCCTCGGTTTTTCAAGCCCGTAATATCATGAGAAATATAATTCTTGGCAATTCTTGAAAGCATTTAGTGTACATTATGAATTTCCTTCCAATTTTTGTCTCGTGTTCCCTACAATCTAAATGTATATATCTCTGTTCATCAAACTGTCAAGCGTATCTGTGATCTGTCTATTTCTTTTTACAATGAAGCTCATCCATATATCATATTATCATGGCCACTAAAACAACTTTATGGAATTTACTTACACCTGATGAAATATTCAAATCTGGGTGAATCTATTGTTTAATTCTCATAATTGATAAATGCAGCACCATAGCCGTGATGACTTCTCTGGTTGCTCTGTCATTCTATGGTGCGAGCCAGATCAAGTTTCACTGGGTGGAGCGATATGACAAACTTCTTGTAGGTTCGGTGCTATGTTTAGTAGGAATCTTGACACTCCTTTTCCATGATCATGATCATCACCATCATGACAGTGGTTCTACTGGAGAGAAATTGCATAGAAAAATAATCGGTCTTTGAATATTTGGATTGGTCCTGCAAGTGTTTACTTGTAGAAAGCGGTTTTCAATACGTATCAGCGTAGAACTGTTTGTAACATGTTTGATGTGCTACAATGATCAATTGAGAATTTGTTTTGTTCAATTTACTATATCTGCTGTAGCTGAACATAGCTTGCAGAGTGGTTATAGTCTTATACCAAGAGGAGTACTAAAAATGTAACTTCTgtaacttttctttttctacATTAGTGTTACAAAAATTCATGAAGATTGTTACCTAATTTTCTCATGAATGGAGCTTAAAATACATGGTGTGGTGGATAGAGCTTTTGCAAGTAGAATCCACATGTCCCAAAGTAAGAGTTAATATATGCTCATGTAATTTAGAATATTTGTGTAAATACTAAACAGGGCAtctgtttattatattttagataATCTCGGGTTTTATGTCCCCTAATATGTTTCAAGGGAATGATTATAGCATTGAGCAGAAAAAGTTTGGTCCCCTAATATGGTCCTAAGCCTCTTC from Cannabis sativa cultivar Pink pepper isolate KNU-18-1 chromosome 2, ASM2916894v1, whole genome shotgun sequence encodes:
- the LOC115721112 gene encoding uncharacterized protein LOC115721112, whose amino-acid sequence is MESFTAEDLSTIGGIATVSLLHSFIPTHWLPFSIVGRAQKWTLSRTLLVTAFGAVLHVISTSILGITAVTMANTIAGEETVHKLASLLLIVLGGSYVLLFLMGKGGHSHSHNQPMEKMAVAGLVLVPALSPCATTLPVFLAVGNSSSMMVLAIIVLLFSTIAVMTSLVALSFYGASQIKFHWVERYDKLLVGSVLCLVGILTLLFHDHDHHHHDSGSTGEKLHRKIIGL